A part of Desulfobulbaceae bacterium DB1 genomic DNA contains:
- a CDS encoding DNA repair protein has protein sequence MTEQYTKARFWKCALQVNPAGYITLRGSDHGLTEDQYNQELLRIAKDNEIKVIGWADHGNVDGVDAIRTVMNANGILVFPGFEICSTEKTHFVCLFSEDTSRDQLNRYLGALGLTDPDNGVWPSNLGGNDLLAKVEELGGFVYAAHCTNESGILRQKLVHVWQNPLLKAAQIPGALDDLKNGESNGYRKILINVDSNYQRENQVAIINAKDVAKPEDLADQKASCLIKMTRPCFESFKLAFQDPESRVRLNSDVSEKYYSRIESLKVTGGYLDEVQIEFSEHLNSVIGGRGTGKSTLLECIRYALQLKPIGKNAQKQHDEIIKENLGKSKARVEIVIRSARMNGKRFTVARRYGESVSLKDESGNPSSFTPADLLPEIEIYGQNEIYEIAQDKASQRQLLTRFVDAGKHDGERRIQETLGKLAENRKKLIEAQGNVALIEDEVARLPKLEEQLGQFKSLGLEEKLKIVPLLETEKRLQKRGVEEEGGNLDKAFQAVRDNLPDTVFLSDSAIGHLPHAESLRKLRAALDDLRGDAEALLSQWQEKYVAAKARIAAIAEELNAGIQQEEAALEKTFKELPAFEGKTGKEIGIEFQGLLREIERIRPRQTLIENRRKVVTEFNRQRQAILDELSSIRAERSSLFERSLKSLNKRLSGKLKLTVKPEAERTPVIRFLLDCRLESVAEGRLAWIREADDFSPVKLAELIRRGADALRDSGWSITPTVAEALARLTTEQVLRLEELELPDLIDIELNTAHEGRENFKPLDKLSTGQQCTAILHLLLLQNLDPLLMDQPEDNLDNAFIADRIVAELRSAKIARQFIFATHNANIPVFGDAEWIGVFEARDGQAYMPSESQGAIDVTQVRDKAADILEGGKTAFNQRKAKYGF, from the coding sequence ATGACCGAACAATACACAAAAGCCAGATTTTGGAAATGCGCCCTGCAAGTCAACCCGGCGGGTTATATAACCTTGCGTGGTAGCGACCACGGCCTGACGGAAGATCAGTACAATCAAGAACTGCTGCGTATCGCAAAGGATAACGAGATCAAGGTGATTGGTTGGGCAGATCACGGCAATGTCGATGGTGTGGATGCTATTCGCACGGTCATGAATGCCAACGGCATTCTGGTATTTCCGGGTTTTGAGATTTGTTCCACCGAGAAAACGCATTTTGTGTGTCTGTTCTCGGAAGACACCTCAAGAGACCAACTTAATCGCTATCTTGGCGCATTAGGTTTGACTGATCCTGATAACGGTGTTTGGCCGTCCAATCTTGGGGGGAATGATCTCCTTGCTAAAGTTGAGGAGCTAGGCGGTTTCGTTTATGCCGCTCATTGTACCAATGAAAGCGGGATCTTGCGCCAGAAACTCGTTCATGTCTGGCAAAATCCATTGCTCAAGGCCGCACAGATTCCTGGGGCGCTTGACGACCTAAAAAATGGCGAAAGCAATGGCTATCGTAAAATATTGATAAACGTAGATAGCAACTATCAGCGTGAAAATCAGGTTGCTATTATCAATGCCAAGGACGTGGCAAAACCCGAAGACTTGGCCGACCAGAAAGCGTCGTGCCTGATCAAAATGACCCGGCCATGCTTCGAGTCATTCAAGCTGGCGTTTCAAGACCCGGAGTCCCGGGTACGGTTGAACAGCGATGTTTCCGAAAAGTATTACTCGCGTATCGAGAGCCTGAAGGTCACGGGTGGCTATCTGGATGAGGTTCAAATTGAATTCTCCGAACATTTGAATTCGGTCATTGGCGGGCGCGGGACCGGGAAATCCACGCTGCTTGAGTGCATCCGCTATGCCTTGCAACTGAAACCCATTGGCAAAAACGCACAAAAGCAACACGACGAAATCATCAAAGAGAATCTGGGTAAATCCAAAGCGCGAGTAGAGATCGTGATTCGTTCCGCTCGAATGAATGGCAAGCGTTTTACTGTTGCCAGACGCTATGGCGAAAGTGTCAGTCTGAAAGATGAGAGCGGCAATCCGTCTTCATTTACGCCTGCGGATTTGCTGCCCGAAATTGAAATCTACGGGCAGAATGAGATTTACGAAATCGCCCAGGACAAGGCCAGCCAGCGCCAATTGCTGACCCGGTTCGTGGATGCTGGAAAACATGATGGCGAGAGGCGAATCCAGGAAACACTGGGCAAACTGGCGGAGAACAGAAAAAAGTTGATCGAGGCGCAAGGGAATGTGGCATTGATTGAAGACGAGGTCGCGCGTCTGCCAAAATTGGAAGAACAGTTAGGGCAATTCAAATCGTTGGGATTGGAAGAAAAACTGAAAATTGTGCCATTGCTTGAGACGGAAAAGCGCTTACAGAAAAGGGGAGTAGAGGAAGAAGGCGGAAATCTCGATAAAGCCTTTCAAGCCGTGCGCGACAATCTGCCGGACACCGTATTCCTGAGCGATTCCGCCATCGGCCATCTCCCCCATGCCGAAAGCCTGCGTAAGTTGCGTGCGGCTTTGGATGATCTTCGTGGTGATGCCGAAGCCCTGCTGAGCCAATGGCAAGAGAAGTATGTCGCGGCCAAGGCCCGAATTGCTGCCATTGCTGAGGAACTGAATGCGGGTATACAACAGGAAGAGGCTGCACTGGAAAAAACTTTCAAGGAACTTCCCGCTTTCGAAGGCAAAACCGGCAAGGAAATTGGTATCGAATTTCAGGGTCTGTTGCGAGAGATTGAGAGGATAAGACCAAGGCAAACGCTTATTGAGAATCGCAGGAAAGTAGTAACCGAGTTCAACCGGCAACGCCAAGCGATTCTTGATGAGCTGTCATCCATCCGGGCGGAACGTTCCTCTTTATTTGAACGTTCACTGAAAAGCCTGAACAAGCGGCTTTCCGGAAAACTCAAATTGACCGTCAAACCCGAAGCTGAGCGCACTCCGGTCATTCGATTCCTCCTGGATTGCAGGCTGGAGAGCGTAGCGGAGGGACGGCTTGCCTGGATACGGGAGGCGGATGATTTCTCGCCTGTAAAATTGGCTGAACTGATACGCCGTGGCGCCGATGCGCTCAGGGATAGCGGCTGGAGTATCACCCCCACCGTCGCCGAAGCCCTGGCGCGCCTGACCACCGAACAAGTTCTCCGACTTGAAGAACTGGAATTGCCCGATTTGATCGACATTGAATTGAATACCGCTCATGAGGGACGGGAAAACTTCAAGCCCCTGGATAAACTGTCAACCGGGCAACAATGCACGGCTATTTTGCATTTGTTGCTTCTCCAGAATCTTGATCCGCTGCTGATGGATCAACCCGAAGATAATCTTGATAATGCCTTTATTGCTGATCGCATTGTGGCTGAGTTAAGGTCAGCGAAAATAGCCCGCCAGTTCATTTTCGCAACCCACAACGCCAACATACCGGTGTTCGGGGATGCCGAGTGGATCGGCGTTTTTGAGGCCCGGGATGGACAAGCCTATATGCCTTCTGAATCGCAAGGCGCCATTGATGTGACGCAAGTTCGTGATAAAGCCGCCGATATTCTTGAAGGTGGAAAAACGGCTTTTAACCAACGGAAAGCTAAGTATGGCTTTTAA
- a CDS encoding transcriptional regulator, with amino-acid sequence MLKTELLEILANGENSGVEFKRDDIRPEQLAKEIVALANLQGGRIFLGVEDDGTISGIQQHNTQEWVLNIFRDKVFPQIIPFYEEIKIDDQRRVAVITIAQGISKPYMLKHNNREEIYIRMGDRSELASREQQLRLFESGGLLHVEVLPVTGTALAHLDRDRLKYYLSAIMRDPDVPVTDAEWQERLLGLGFMASDGMGNIVCSIAGLLCFGIHPRQFLRQAGLRVMAFTGRDKEYQAQLDVVIDAPFVGRWQDDGTGRKQLIDEGLIEKFAAAIEPFISQEASHVDEHMRREKNWLYPWEAVREAVINAIAHRDWTRSVDIEVTNYADRLEVISPGKMPNSMTVDKMIAGQRSPRNPLIMEILRDYAYVDSRGMGVRTKIIPLMKRDNQAAPGFEATDDYLKTVLPRKKVDS; translated from the coding sequence ATGTTGAAAACTGAATTATTGGAGATTCTTGCCAACGGAGAGAATTCAGGTGTGGAATTCAAAAGAGACGATATTCGGCCTGAGCAGTTGGCAAAAGAAATAGTCGCACTGGCAAATTTACAAGGCGGCCGAATTTTTCTCGGCGTCGAGGATGATGGGACGATTTCAGGCATCCAGCAGCATAACACCCAGGAATGGGTTTTGAACATATTTCGTGATAAGGTTTTTCCGCAAATTATCCCCTTTTATGAAGAAATAAAAATTGACGATCAACGTCGCGTCGCAGTTATTACGATTGCCCAGGGTATTTCCAAGCCTTACATGCTGAAACACAATAACCGTGAGGAAATTTATATCCGCATGGGTGATCGTTCTGAGTTGGCCTCCCGTGAACAACAGTTGCGGCTGTTTGAAAGCGGCGGACTTCTTCACGTCGAGGTGCTTCCCGTCACCGGAACAGCCTTGGCTCATTTAGACAGAGACCGGCTGAAGTACTATCTGTCAGCCATCATGAGAGATCCCGATGTCCCTGTAACAGATGCGGAATGGCAAGAGAGATTGCTGGGTCTCGGCTTTATGGCATCAGACGGTATGGGAAACATCGTGTGTTCTATAGCAGGCTTACTCTGTTTCGGTATTCATCCCCGGCAATTTCTTCGGCAGGCAGGCTTGCGAGTCATGGCATTTACAGGAAGAGACAAGGAATACCAGGCGCAGCTTGATGTGGTGATTGATGCCCCGTTTGTTGGCCGTTGGCAAGACGATGGGACAGGGCGAAAACAATTGATTGATGAAGGATTGATAGAAAAATTTGCCGCGGCTATCGAACCCTTTATTTCCCAGGAGGCTTCCCACGTCGACGAACACATGCGACGTGAAAAAAACTGGCTTTATCCTTGGGAAGCCGTTCGTGAAGCAGTGATAAACGCAATCGCTCACAGGGACTGGACAAGATCGGTTGATATCGAGGTAACGAATTATGCAGACCGGCTTGAAGTCATCAGTCCTGGGAAAATGCCGAACTCAATGACTGTCGACAAAATGATCGCCGGCCAGCGGTCACCGCGAAACCCTCTTATTATGGAAATTCTTCGTGATTATGCATACGTCGACTCGCGGGGAATGGGTGTCCGCACTAAGATAATTCCATTGATGAAAAGAGACAACCAGGCAGCCCCGGGGTTTGAGGCAACAGATGATTATCTGAAGACCGTGCTGCCTCGAAAGAAAGTGGACTCATAA
- a CDS encoding glutamate dehydrogenase has product MKSVDEFMADVVRKNPGELEFHQAVREVAESLFPHLEKHPKYMKEKILERMVVPERVIIFRVPWLDDNGDVQVNTGYRIEMSSAIGPYKGGLRFHPSVNLGILKFLAFEQVYKNSLTTLPMGGGKGGSDFDPKGKSEREMMKFCQSFMTELFRHIGENTDVPAGDIGVGGREIGYMFGQYKRLKNEFTGVLTGKGLNWGGSLIRPEATGYGCVYFVQEMLRTRSMLIEGKVCTISGSGNVAQFTAEKLLELGAKVVTLSDSNGYVVKEKGFTSEDLKYVAELKNVRRGRIRECADDLEGCRYVEGRWPWEVPCDIAFPSATQNEIDANDAETLVKNGCIAIGEGANMPTRPEAVRVFQKAKILYAPGKAANAGGVSTSGLEMSQNSIRTSWSRKEVDEKLHQIMINIHESCVRYGKHEDGYINYVDGANIAGFVKVADAMIDQGIV; this is encoded by the coding sequence ATGAAAAGTGTCGATGAATTCATGGCCGATGTTGTACGCAAGAATCCCGGGGAGCTGGAGTTCCACCAGGCCGTCCGCGAGGTGGCGGAATCGCTCTTTCCGCACCTGGAAAAACACCCGAAATACATGAAGGAAAAGATTCTCGAACGAATGGTCGTGCCGGAACGGGTGATCATCTTCCGGGTGCCGTGGCTTGACGATAACGGTGATGTGCAGGTCAACACCGGCTACCGGATAGAAATGAGCAGCGCCATTGGTCCTTACAAGGGGGGGCTGCGTTTTCATCCCAGTGTCAACCTGGGCATCCTGAAATTTCTCGCCTTTGAGCAGGTCTACAAGAACAGCCTGACCACCCTGCCCATGGGCGGCGGAAAGGGCGGTTCCGATTTCGATCCCAAGGGCAAGTCGGAGCGGGAGATGATGAAGTTCTGCCAGAGCTTCATGACCGAACTCTTCCGCCACATCGGCGAGAACACCGACGTGCCGGCCGGCGACATCGGCGTGGGCGGCCGGGAGATCGGCTACATGTTCGGACAGTACAAGCGGCTGAAAAACGAGTTTACCGGGGTGCTGACCGGCAAGGGCCTCAACTGGGGCGGGTCGCTGATCCGGCCCGAGGCCACCGGTTACGGCTGTGTCTATTTTGTCCAGGAGATGCTGCGCACCCGCAGCATGCTCATCGAGGGCAAGGTGTGCACCATTTCCGGCTCCGGCAATGTCGCCCAGTTCACCGCGGAAAAGCTGCTGGAGCTGGGAGCCAAGGTGGTCACCCTGTCCGATTCCAACGGCTATGTGGTCAAGGAAAAGGGATTCACCAGCGAGGATCTCAAGTATGTCGCCGAGCTCAAGAACGTGCGCCGCGGCCGTATCCGGGAGTGCGCCGATGATCTGGAAGGCTGCCGGTATGTCGAGGGGAGATGGCCGTGGGAAGTGCCCTGCGACATCGCCTTCCCCAGCGCCACCCAGAACGAAATCGACGCCAATGACGCGGAAACTCTGGTGAAAAACGGCTGCATCGCCATCGGCGAAGGAGCCAACATGCCCACCAGGCCCGAGGCGGTCCGCGTCTTCCAGAAGGCGAAGATCCTCTACGCGCCTGGCAAGGCTGCCAATGCCGGCGGCGTTTCCACCTCCGGTCTCGAGATGAGCCAGAACAGCATCCGCACCTCCTGGAGCCGCAAGGAGGTGGACGAGAAGCTGCACCAGATCATGATTAATATCCATGAATCCTGTGTCCGTTATGGTAAGCATGAGGATGGCTACATCAACTACGTGGATGGCGCCAACATCGCCGGCTTTGTCAAGGTGGCCGATGCCATGATCGACCAGGGCATTGTCTGA
- a CDS encoding DNA helicase produces the protein MNFRIADTFTDSLARLTGDEQKAVKTTAFDLQLNPASPGMSFHKLDNARDKNFWSVRVSSDLRMIVHKTYDSLLLCYVDHHDKAYQWAERRKLETHPSTGAAQLVEVRESVQEIIIPVYVEAAEPKPPLFAHMSDDNLLRYGVPADWLADVRRADEDSLLGLADHLPAEAAEALLDLATGVTRQPFQPAAAGDSPFDHPDARRRFRVMSDVEELERALDYPWEKWTIFLHPAQRQLVERDYGGPVRVSGSAGTGKTIVALHRAVFLARANPASRVLLTTFSEPLANALRTKLFRLIGNEPRLGERLDLHSMDAIGQRLYGLHFGRAKIAGRNVLRNLLAGASAGVEGHKFSPNFLQTEWELIVDAWQLETWEAYRDVPRLGRKTRLSEQQRQLLWTIFDQVRSRLQSDGLLTTAAMFGKLAARLIEIARSPFDFCVVDEAQDINVPQLRFLAALAGGRPNSLFFAGDLGQRIFQQPFSWKGLGVDIRGRSRTLKINYRTSHQIRRQADRLLAPELSDVDGITEERRGTISVFNGPGPIIRELVSRDEEARFVGQWLRERMAEGIMPHEVGVFVRSAAELDRAGSAVAHSAFPCKIIDDTIETTMGFISVCTMHLAKGLEFRAVVVMACDDEIIPLQARIEAVTDNADLEDVYNTERHLLYVACTRARDHLLVTSGDLPSEFLDDLRM, from the coding sequence ATGAACTTCCGTATCGCCGATACCTTCACCGACAGCCTTGCCAGACTCACCGGCGACGAGCAGAAGGCGGTCAAGACCACGGCCTTTGACCTGCAATTGAACCCGGCCAGTCCTGGCATGAGTTTTCACAAACTTGACAACGCCAGGGACAAGAATTTCTGGTCGGTACGGGTCAGCAGTGATCTGCGCATGATTGTTCATAAAACCTATGACAGTCTGCTGCTCTGCTATGTCGATCATCATGACAAGGCCTACCAGTGGGCGGAGCGGCGCAAACTGGAAACCCATCCCAGCACCGGGGCGGCCCAGCTGGTGGAGGTCCGGGAGTCGGTGCAGGAGATCATCATCCCCGTTTACGTGGAGGCGGCGGAGCCGAAGCCGCCATTGTTTGCCCACATGTCCGACGATAACCTGCTGCGCTACGGAGTGCCGGCGGACTGGCTGGCGGATGTCCGGCGGGCAGACGAGGATTCGCTTCTGGGTCTGGCCGATCATCTTCCTGCCGAAGCGGCCGAGGCCCTGCTCGACCTGGCTACCGGGGTAACGCGGCAACCGTTTCAACCGGCTGCCGCAGGCGACAGCCCCTTCGACCACCCCGACGCCCGGCGTCGCTTCCGGGTGATGAGCGATGTCGAGGAACTGGAGCGCGCCCTGGATTATCCGTGGGAAAAATGGACCATCTTTCTCCATCCTGCCCAGCGCCAACTGGTGGAGCGCGATTATGGCGGCCCGGTCCGGGTTTCCGGTTCAGCCGGGACCGGCAAGACCATTGTCGCCCTGCATCGGGCCGTATTTCTGGCCCGCGCCAATCCTGCAAGCAGGGTGCTGCTCACCACCTTTTCCGAGCCTCTGGCCAATGCCCTGCGCACGAAACTGTTTCGGCTGATCGGCAATGAACCCCGGTTGGGCGAACGGTTGGATCTCCACTCCATGGATGCCATCGGGCAGCGGCTCTATGGCCTGCACTTCGGCCGGGCGAAGATTGCCGGCCGGAACGTGCTGCGCAATCTGCTGGCCGGGGCATCGGCCGGGGTCGAAGGGCACAAATTCAGCCCGAACTTTCTGCAAACCGAATGGGAGCTGATCGTTGACGCCTGGCAGCTGGAAACGTGGGAGGCATATCGTGATGTGCCTCGACTGGGACGGAAAACCCGTCTGTCGGAACAGCAGCGGCAGTTGCTTTGGACGATATTTGACCAGGTCCGATCACGGTTGCAGTCTGACGGTCTTCTAACCACTGCGGCAATGTTCGGCAAACTGGCGGCCCGGTTGATCGAAATTGCGCGATCTCCGTTTGATTTCTGCGTGGTGGACGAGGCCCAGGATATCAATGTCCCCCAGCTCCGTTTTCTTGCCGCCCTGGCTGGTGGACGGCCCAACAGTTTATTTTTTGCCGGTGACCTGGGGCAGCGGATATTTCAACAGCCGTTTTCCTGGAAGGGGCTCGGGGTCGATATCCGCGGCCGTTCCCGCACCCTGAAGATCAATTATCGCACCTCCCATCAGATCAGGAGGCAGGCAGACCGGTTGCTGGCTCCGGAATTGTCCGATGTGGACGGTATTACCGAAGAACGGCGGGGCACCATTTCAGTGTTCAATGGTCCAGGCCCGATTATCAGGGAGCTGGTGAGCAGAGATGAGGAAGCACGGTTCGTCGGACAATGGTTGCGGGAGAGGATGGCTGAGGGAATCATGCCGCATGAGGTGGGGGTGTTCGTACGTTCGGCCGCGGAACTGGATAGAGCCGGGAGTGCCGTGGCGCACTCGGCTTTTCCCTGCAAAATCATTGATGATACCATTGAAACGACAATGGGGTTCATTTCGGTTTGCACCATGCACCTGGCCAAAGGATTGGAGTTTCGTGCCGTGGTCGTCATGGCCTGCGACGATGAAATCATTCCGCTCCAGGCCCGCATTGAAGCGGTCACCGACAACGCGGATCTGGAAGATGTTTACAATACCGAACGCCATTTGCTCTATGTCGCCTGCACCCGGGCAAGGGATCATCTGCTGGTGACGAGCGGCGATCTGCCATCGGAATTTCTCGATGATCTGCGGATGTGA